Proteins from a single region of Streptomyces sp. Tu 3180:
- a CDS encoding allophanate hydrolase subunit 1 yields MRVLPVGEDALLVEVSSGDEARALHAELLRRRAEGSLPVGEIVPAARTVLLDGLADPARLAAELTARALPPVPPGAPETVEVPVRYDGPDLADVAAHWGVPAREVARIHAGAEFRVAFCGFAPGFGYLTGLPSRYDVPRRPTPRTAVPAGSVALAGPYTGVYPRSSPGGWQLIGTTDLVLWDPAREPAALLSPGTRVRFVPVTATGTGTAA; encoded by the coding sequence ATGAGGGTGCTCCCCGTCGGCGAGGACGCCCTGCTCGTCGAGGTCTCCTCGGGCGACGAGGCCCGGGCGCTCCACGCGGAACTGCTGCGGCGCCGCGCGGAGGGCTCGCTGCCGGTCGGCGAGATCGTGCCGGCCGCGCGCACGGTCCTGCTCGACGGCCTGGCCGACCCCGCCCGGCTGGCCGCCGAGCTCACCGCCCGTGCGCTGCCGCCCGTGCCCCCGGGCGCGCCGGAGACGGTCGAGGTCCCGGTGCGCTACGACGGCCCGGACCTCGCCGACGTGGCCGCGCACTGGGGCGTGCCCGCGCGGGAGGTGGCGCGCATCCACGCGGGCGCCGAGTTCCGCGTCGCCTTCTGCGGTTTCGCGCCCGGCTTCGGCTACCTCACGGGGCTGCCGTCGCGTTACGACGTGCCCCGCAGGCCGACCCCGCGCACGGCCGTGCCGGCCGGCTCGGTGGCGCTGGCGGGGCCGTACACGGGCGTGTACCCGCGGTCCTCGCCGGGCGGCTGGCAGCTGATCGGCACGACCGACCTCGTGCTGTGGGACCCCGCGCGCGAGCCTGCGGCGCTGCTCTCCCCCGGCACGCGCGTGCGGTTCGTCCCCGTGACCGCGACGGGGACGGGGACGGCGGCATGA
- a CDS encoding biotin-dependent carboxyltransferase family protein, with translation MTDRALAVVRAGALTTVQDRGRPGHAHLGVPRSGALDGPAAALANRLAGNPPDAAVLETTLDGCALRPRSTVVVAVAGAPCPVAVDGRPAAWGAPVRVRAGSVLEVGAAASGVRAYVAVSGGIAVEPVLGSRSTDLLSGLGPAPLADGAVLPLGIPRGRHACVDVAPQPAPPDELVLRVTPGPRDDWFTPEAVRLLTSRTYHVSPASNRIGLRTTGPALERARTDELPSEGMVLGAVQVPPDGRPVVFLADHPTTGGYPVIAVVRPTDLPAAAQAVPGTPVRFVAVRRR, from the coding sequence ATGACGGACCGTGCGCTCGCCGTCGTCCGGGCGGGAGCCCTGACCACCGTGCAGGACCGGGGCCGCCCCGGGCACGCCCACCTGGGCGTGCCCCGTTCCGGGGCGCTGGACGGGCCGGCGGCGGCGCTCGCCAACCGGCTGGCCGGCAACCCGCCCGACGCCGCCGTCCTGGAGACGACCCTCGACGGCTGCGCGCTGCGTCCGCGTTCGACGGTCGTCGTGGCGGTCGCCGGCGCCCCCTGCCCCGTCGCGGTGGACGGCCGCCCGGCCGCCTGGGGCGCGCCGGTGCGCGTGCGTGCCGGGTCGGTCCTGGAGGTCGGAGCGGCGGCCTCGGGCGTGCGCGCCTACGTCGCCGTCTCCGGCGGGATCGCCGTCGAGCCGGTGCTGGGCAGCCGCTCCACCGACCTGCTCTCGGGCCTCGGCCCGGCGCCCCTGGCGGACGGCGCCGTCCTCCCCCTCGGGATTCCGCGGGGACGCCACGCGTGCGTGGACGTCGCCCCGCAGCCGGCGCCCCCGGACGAACTCGTGCTGCGCGTGACTCCGGGCCCGCGCGACGACTGGTTCACCCCGGAGGCGGTCCGGCTCCTCACGTCCCGCACGTACCACGTGTCCCCCGCGAGCAACCGCATCGGGCTGCGCACGACCGGGCCGGCCCTGGAGCGGGCCCGGACGGACGAACTCCCCAGCGAGGGCATGGTGCTGGGGGCGGTCCAGGTGCCGCCCGACGGCAGGCCGGTGGTGTTCCTGGCCGACCACCCGACCACCGGGGGCTACCCCGTGATCGCGGTCGTCCGCCCCACCGACCTCCCGGCCGCCGCCCAGGCGGTACCCGGCACCCCGGTCCGCTTCGTCGCCGTACGCCGCCGCTGA
- a CDS encoding SGNH/GDSL hydrolase family protein, protein MRPPRFVALGDSLTEGVGDRVGGRWRGWAALLAESLGPEPARFTNLAVSGAQTRDVLEGQLPAALALRPDLVSVVVGVNDTLRRTFDIHAVAARLDRVYASCTGQGAVLLTACLPDPGTMLGLPGALARPLARRQRAVNTVVHALSDRYGAVHLHACEGEWTTDRTMWSADRLHPGEPGHRQLALRFHALLAARGIATGPAPSPEPGSPAPTPAASLWWLATAGTGWVARRCTDLLPQLLSLAADEMRHRARGTSIRLDLRAGAAVSAALAALSPGEQRPDTA, encoded by the coding sequence ATGAGACCCCCGCGGTTCGTGGCCCTCGGGGACTCGCTGACCGAGGGCGTCGGGGACCGCGTCGGCGGCCGGTGGCGGGGCTGGGCGGCGCTGCTCGCCGAGTCGCTGGGGCCGGAGCCCGCGCGGTTCACCAACCTCGCGGTGAGCGGGGCGCAGACCCGCGACGTGCTCGAGGGGCAGCTGCCCGCCGCGCTGGCGCTGCGGCCCGACCTCGTGTCCGTCGTCGTCGGCGTCAACGACACCCTGCGCCGCACCTTCGACATCCACGCCGTGGCCGCACGGCTCGACCGGGTGTACGCGTCCTGCACGGGACAGGGCGCCGTGCTGCTCACCGCGTGCCTGCCCGACCCCGGCACGATGCTGGGACTGCCCGGGGCGCTGGCCCGCCCGCTGGCCCGCCGGCAGCGGGCGGTGAACACCGTGGTCCACGCGCTGTCCGACCGGTACGGCGCGGTGCACCTGCACGCGTGCGAGGGCGAGTGGACCACCGACCGCACGATGTGGAGCGCGGACCGGCTGCACCCCGGGGAGCCGGGGCACCGGCAGCTGGCCCTGCGGTTCCACGCGCTGCTGGCGGCGCGCGGGATCGCGACCGGGCCCGCGCCGTCGCCCGAACCCGGGTCCCCGGCGCCCACCCCGGCGGCGAGCCTGTGGTGGCTGGCCACGGCCGGCACCGGCTGGGTGGCCCGCCGGTGCACGGACCTGCTGCCGCAGCTGCTCTCGCTCGCCGCCGACGAGATGCGGCACCGTGCGCGGGGCACGAGCATCCGGCTGGACCTGCGGGCCGGTGCCGCCGTGTCGGCGGCACTGGCCGCGCTGTCCCCCGGGGAACAGCGGCCGGACACCGCCTGA
- a CDS encoding glycosyltransferase produces MSGTPADGGSPRTTAPVRAGGRTGPRGRVRTDGPLRIVRLANFVAPASGGLRTALRELGKGYRAAGHQPVLVVPGERESDRETEQGRVITLPAPLLPGTGGYRVLTDRARIAGLLQELAPDRLEVSDRTTLRWTGKWARRARVPAVMVSHETADGVLRTWGLPRGAARRAADALNTRTAHTYARVVCTTEFAEREFVRIGARNVVRAPLGVDLVERHPALRDPGLRARYADAAQTLLVMCSRLSPEKRPGTALDALEALRRRGRRAVLVVAGDGPLRARLERHARERGLPVTFLGHVRDRRLLGALQATADVCLAPGPAETFGLAALEAMACGTPVVASASSALPEVIGTSGAVAEDRGEAFAEAVELLLERPGPDRREAARARARRFGWDTSVAAFLAAHDAPATAVRTAGPVRPAAPDERTGATPVRPAVPGGFS; encoded by the coding sequence ATGAGCGGGACGCCGGCGGACGGCGGTTCGCCGCGCACCACCGCTCCGGTGCGCGCCGGCGGCCGGACGGGCCCCCGCGGGCGGGTGCGGACCGACGGGCCGCTGCGGATCGTGCGGCTCGCGAACTTCGTCGCACCCGCCTCCGGCGGACTGCGCACCGCGCTGCGGGAGCTCGGCAAGGGCTACCGCGCGGCGGGCCACCAGCCCGTGCTCGTCGTCCCCGGTGAGCGGGAGAGCGACCGCGAGACCGAGCAGGGGAGGGTGATCACCCTGCCGGCCCCGCTGCTGCCCGGCACCGGCGGCTACCGCGTCCTCACCGACCGGGCACGGATCGCCGGCCTGCTCCAGGAGCTGGCCCCCGACCGCCTCGAGGTGTCCGACCGCACGACCCTGCGCTGGACCGGCAAGTGGGCCCGGCGGGCCCGGGTCCCGGCGGTCATGGTCTCCCACGAGACCGCCGACGGGGTGCTGCGCACCTGGGGACTGCCCCGGGGCGCCGCCCGGCGCGCCGCCGACGCCCTCAACACCCGTACGGCCCACACGTACGCGCGCGTGGTGTGCACCACCGAGTTCGCCGAGCGGGAGTTCGTGCGCATCGGGGCCCGCAACGTCGTCCGCGCCCCGCTGGGCGTCGACCTGGTGGAGCGGCACCCCGCCCTGCGCGACCCGGGACTGCGGGCCCGGTACGCGGACGCGGCGCAGACGCTGCTGGTGATGTGCTCCCGGCTGTCCCCGGAGAAACGTCCGGGCACGGCGCTGGACGCGCTGGAGGCACTGCGGCGGCGCGGACGGCGGGCGGTGCTGGTGGTGGCCGGCGACGGGCCGCTGCGGGCGCGGCTCGAACGGCACGCGCGGGAGCGCGGCCTGCCGGTGACCTTCCTGGGCCACGTCCGCGACCGGAGGCTCCTCGGCGCGCTGCAGGCCACCGCCGACGTGTGCCTGGCGCCGGGGCCCGCCGAGACCTTCGGGCTCGCCGCACTGGAGGCGATGGCGTGCGGCACGCCCGTCGTGGCGAGCGCGTCGTCGGCCCTGCCGGAGGTGATCGGCACCTCGGGCGCGGTCGCGGAGGACCGGGGCGAGGCCTTCGCCGAGGCCGTCGAGCTGCTCCTGGAACGGCCCGGGCCGGACCGGCGCGAGGCGGCACGCGCGCGTGCGCGGCGCTTCGGCTGGGACACCTCGGTGGCGGCGTTCCTCGCGGCCCACGACGCACCGGCCACCGCGGTGCGGACGGCGGGCCCGGTCCGGCCCGCGGCACCGGACGAGCGGACGGGCGCGACTCCGGTACGGCCCGCCGTGCCCGGGGGGTTCTCATGA
- a CDS encoding glycosyltransferase family 1 protein, which yields MRVVIVTESFPPDVNGVAHCALQTARHLVDRGHTPVVVAPATAGGAPDDEAPCPVVRVPSLPLPGYPQVRVALPSRRLAATIAEHRADVVHLAGPFVLGVRGMAAATRLGLPAVAVYQTDLAGYARTYMGAGEAAAWRRLRSVHAAADLTLAPSGAALRDLEAHGVPRVKLWPRGVDTARFRPGLRDAALRRTLAPNGELVVGYVGRLAPEKQVELLAGACALPGVRVVVVGDGPSRPGLEQALPGALFLGRRTGDELARLFASLDVFVHTGPFETFCQTVQEAMASGVPVVAPAAGGPLDLVAHGRTGLLVPPRDADAVRDAVWALAADPGLRAAYGATGRATVEGRTWAAVGDQLIGHYADVLAGRRTAVAA from the coding sequence ATGCGTGTCGTCATCGTGACCGAATCCTTTCCCCCCGATGTGAACGGCGTGGCCCACTGCGCGCTCCAGACCGCCCGGCACCTCGTCGACCGCGGTCACACCCCCGTCGTCGTCGCCCCCGCCACCGCCGGCGGCGCGCCCGACGACGAGGCACCGTGCCCCGTCGTCCGTGTCCCTTCCCTCCCGCTCCCCGGCTACCCCCAGGTCCGCGTCGCACTCCCCAGCCGCCGGCTCGCCGCCACGATCGCCGAGCACCGGGCCGACGTCGTCCACCTGGCCGGGCCCTTCGTCCTCGGCGTGCGCGGCATGGCGGCCGCCACCCGCCTCGGCCTGCCCGCCGTCGCCGTCTACCAGACCGACCTCGCCGGATACGCCCGTACGTACATGGGCGCGGGGGAGGCGGCGGCCTGGCGGCGCCTGCGCTCCGTGCACGCGGCCGCCGACCTCACCCTGGCTCCGTCCGGCGCCGCCCTGCGCGACCTGGAGGCGCACGGCGTGCCCAGGGTCAAGCTGTGGCCGCGCGGTGTGGACACCGCCCGGTTCCGGCCCGGCCTCCGCGACGCGGCGCTGCGCCGCACGCTCGCCCCGAACGGCGAACTCGTCGTCGGCTACGTCGGCCGGCTCGCCCCCGAGAAGCAGGTCGAGCTGCTGGCCGGGGCGTGCGCCCTGCCCGGGGTGCGGGTCGTGGTCGTCGGCGACGGGCCCAGCCGGCCGGGACTGGAGCAGGCGCTGCCCGGCGCGCTCTTCCTGGGCCGCCGCACCGGCGACGAACTCGCCCGGCTCTTCGCCTCGCTGGACGTCTTCGTGCACACCGGACCGTTCGAGACCTTCTGCCAGACCGTGCAGGAGGCGATGGCGAGCGGTGTGCCCGTGGTGGCGCCCGCGGCGGGCGGTCCGCTGGACCTGGTCGCCCACGGGCGCACCGGACTGCTCGTGCCACCGCGCGACGCCGACGCCGTGCGCGACGCGGTGTGGGCCCTGGCCGCCGATCCCGGGCTGCGGGCCGCGTACGGCGCGACCGGACGCGCGACGGTCGAGGGGCGCACCTGGGCCGCCGTCGGCGACCAGCTGATCGGACACTACGCGGATGTGCTCGCCGGGCGCAGGACGGCGGTGGCGGCATGA
- a CDS encoding HEAT repeat domain-containing protein yields the protein MFDPVIAPSGTLLGLLQRGRGDGTLHALTAPRAEALAALNHCVLRDPRHDWQVENRSLYYARLYLDLHGELDAIEAHLFDPEDVLDTDESRTGLALAVLGHLASYGRRDALELLRRYAAHGTNWAWALDELALRDDDAGLRALAAPVLARFATDAEGEAELAATVRDAFEPRPWRLWADDPRPFVATRVRAAQEAGCFDRWQRQMRPTGPRPGWSVRAVFEWAQQGVERGTALHVPAARCLTAVAGPEDRPEIVRAAEDGTEGARCTALRYLADSNDPDALELIEGAVATGSPAVVEAAVDAFERMRSLAAVDRARGWVRRPDPLGAAAGRVLACRGGGQDREPVLAALREAVRGEGPDAPTLWTLVDGAGRLGITCAAPVLRHVYRETASSHLRGRAARALAATDPSFGTGFAVECLWDCEESTREIAARHAETGDTRVVERLRRLAADPAEEAEVQTAVRSRIGPEETTV from the coding sequence ATGTTCGATCCGGTCATAGCGCCCAGCGGTACGCTGCTCGGCCTGCTCCAGCGGGGTCGTGGCGACGGCACGCTGCACGCGCTCACCGCCCCGCGCGCCGAAGCGCTCGCGGCGCTGAACCACTGCGTGCTGCGCGACCCGCGCCACGACTGGCAGGTGGAGAACCGCTCCCTCTACTACGCCCGCCTCTACCTCGATCTGCACGGTGAACTGGACGCGATCGAGGCCCACCTCTTCGACCCCGAGGACGTCCTCGACACCGACGAGTCACGCACCGGACTCGCCCTCGCGGTCCTCGGGCACCTCGCCTCCTACGGCAGGCGGGACGCGCTCGAGCTGTTGCGCAGGTACGCCGCCCACGGCACCAACTGGGCCTGGGCCCTGGACGAGCTCGCCCTCAGGGACGACGACGCGGGCCTGCGTGCCCTCGCCGCCCCGGTGCTGGCGCGGTTCGCCACCGACGCCGAGGGCGAAGCGGAACTGGCCGCCACCGTCCGCGACGCCTTCGAGCCGAGGCCCTGGCGGCTGTGGGCCGACGATCCGCGCCCCTTCGTCGCCACGCGCGTGCGCGCCGCCCAGGAGGCCGGCTGCTTCGACCGCTGGCAGCGGCAGATGCGCCCCACCGGGCCCCGCCCCGGGTGGAGCGTGCGCGCCGTGTTCGAGTGGGCCCAGCAGGGCGTCGAACGCGGCACCGCGCTGCACGTCCCGGCGGCCCGCTGTCTCACCGCCGTGGCGGGCCCCGAGGACCGGCCCGAGATCGTCCGGGCAGCCGAGGACGGCACCGAGGGAGCCCGGTGCACCGCCCTGCGGTACCTCGCCGACAGCAATGACCCCGACGCCCTCGAGCTGATCGAGGGCGCCGTGGCCACGGGCTCGCCGGCCGTCGTGGAGGCCGCCGTCGACGCCTTCGAACGCATGCGCAGCCTCGCGGCCGTCGACCGGGCGCGCGGCTGGGTCCGCCGGCCCGACCCGCTGGGCGCCGCCGCCGGCCGCGTCCTCGCCTGCCGGGGCGGGGGCCAGGACCGTGAGCCGGTGCTCGCGGCGCTCCGCGAGGCGGTGCGGGGAGAGGGCCCCGACGCCCCCACCCTGTGGACCCTCGTCGACGGCGCGGGGCGTCTCGGCATCACCTGCGCCGCCCCCGTCCTGCGCCACGTCTACCGCGAGACCGCCTCGTCCCATCTGCGGGGCCGCGCCGCGCGCGCCCTCGCCGCCACCGACCCCTCCTTCGGCACCGGCTTCGCCGTCGAGTGCCTGTGGGACTGCGAGGAGTCCACCCGCGAGATCGCCGCCCGGCACGCCGAGACCGGGGACACCCGGGTCGTCGAGCGCCTGCGCCGGCTCGCCGCCGACCCGGCCGAGGAGGCCGAGGTGCAGACCGCGGTGCGCAGCCGGATCGGTCCCGAGGAGACCACCGTGTGA
- a CDS encoding ankyrin repeat domain-containing protein codes for MTDAPDPEVVELATKIFDLARRGRTEELVAYVDAGVPADLTNDRGDSLVMLAAYHGHARTVSALLERGADADRVNDRGQTPLAGAVFKGEAEVIEALLKGGADPSAGTPSAVDTARMFGRTELLDLFGEH; via the coding sequence ATGACCGATGCCCCCGACCCCGAGGTCGTGGAGCTGGCGACCAAGATCTTCGATCTGGCCCGGCGCGGCCGGACCGAGGAGCTCGTGGCCTACGTCGACGCGGGGGTCCCGGCCGACCTCACCAACGACCGGGGCGACTCGCTCGTGATGCTCGCCGCCTATCACGGCCACGCCCGGACGGTGAGCGCGCTGCTGGAGCGCGGCGCCGACGCCGACCGCGTCAACGACCGGGGCCAGACCCCCCTCGCGGGGGCGGTCTTCAAGGGGGAGGCCGAGGTGATCGAGGCTCTCCTGAAGGGCGGCGCCGACCCGTCCGCCGGCACCCCCTCGGCCGTCGACACGGCCCGGATGTTCGGCCGGACGGAACTGCTCGACCTGTTCGGCGAGCACTGA
- a CDS encoding PLP-dependent aminotransferase family protein, which produces MAQWTSAVGAAQLARLLTSQQDRPAGPGTRRPPAYRALADGIRLLVLEGRVPVAARLPAERELALALSVSRTTVAAAYEALRTEGFLESRRGAGSWTAVPAGNPVPARGLEPLPPEALGSMIDLGCAALPAPEPWLTRAVQGALEELPPYAHTHGDYPAGLPALRSMIADRYTARGIPTMPEQIMVTTGAMGAIDAICHLFGGRGERIAVESPSYANILQLMREAGARLVPVAMAEGLTGWDVDRWRQVLREAAPRIAYVVADFHNPTGALADEDQRRRLVDAARSAGTVLVADETMSELWLDPGVEMPRPVCAFDPAGSTVITVGSASKAFWAGMRIGWVRAAPDVIRSLVAARAYADLGTPVLEQLAVNWLFGTGGWERAVEARRAQARENRDALVAAVRRELPDWEFEVPAGGLTLWVRTGGLSGSRLAEAGERVGVRVPSGPRFGVDGAFEGYVRLPFTVGGAVAEEAAVRLAAAARVVETGGTSGAEAPRTFVA; this is translated from the coding sequence ATGGCGCAGTGGACCTCTGCGGTGGGCGCCGCGCAGCTCGCCCGGCTGCTCACCTCCCAGCAGGACCGCCCGGCCGGCCCCGGAACCCGCCGCCCGCCCGCCTACCGCGCGCTCGCCGACGGCATCCGGCTGCTGGTGCTCGAGGGGCGCGTCCCGGTCGCCGCGCGGCTGCCCGCCGAACGGGAGCTCGCCCTCGCCCTGTCCGTCAGCCGCACCACCGTCGCCGCCGCCTACGAGGCGCTGCGCACCGAGGGGTTCCTGGAGTCGCGGCGCGGCGCGGGCAGCTGGACCGCCGTCCCGGCCGGCAACCCGGTGCCCGCGCGGGGCCTCGAACCGCTGCCGCCCGAGGCCCTCGGCTCGATGATCGACCTCGGCTGCGCCGCGCTGCCCGCGCCCGAGCCGTGGCTCACGCGCGCCGTGCAGGGAGCCCTGGAGGAGCTGCCGCCGTACGCGCACACCCACGGCGACTATCCCGCCGGGCTGCCCGCGCTGCGCTCGATGATCGCCGACCGCTACACCGCGCGGGGCATCCCGACCATGCCCGAGCAGATCATGGTGACGACCGGGGCGATGGGCGCCATCGACGCCATCTGCCACCTCTTCGGCGGGCGCGGCGAGCGCATCGCCGTCGAGTCGCCGTCCTACGCCAACATCCTCCAGCTGATGCGGGAGGCCGGTGCCCGGCTCGTCCCGGTGGCCATGGCCGAGGGCCTCACCGGCTGGGACGTGGACCGCTGGCGGCAGGTGCTGCGGGAGGCGGCGCCCCGGATCGCGTACGTCGTCGCCGACTTCCACAACCCGACCGGTGCGCTCGCCGACGAGGACCAGCGGCGCCGGCTGGTGGACGCGGCGCGCTCGGCGGGGACGGTGCTGGTCGCCGACGAGACGATGAGCGAGCTGTGGCTCGACCCCGGCGTGGAGATGCCGCGCCCGGTGTGCGCCTTCGACCCGGCCGGGTCCACGGTGATCACGGTCGGCTCGGCGAGCAAGGCCTTCTGGGCCGGAATGCGCATCGGCTGGGTGCGCGCGGCCCCCGACGTGATCCGCAGCCTGGTCGCCGCGCGCGCCTACGCCGACCTGGGCACCCCCGTGCTGGAGCAGCTGGCGGTGAACTGGCTGTTCGGCACGGGCGGCTGGGAGCGGGCCGTCGAGGCGCGGCGCGCCCAGGCCCGGGAGAACCGGGACGCGCTGGTCGCGGCGGTGCGGCGGGAGCTGCCCGACTGGGAGTTCGAGGTCCCGGCGGGCGGGCTCACGCTGTGGGTGCGCACCGGCGGGCTCTCGGGCTCACGGCTGGCCGAGGCGGGGGAGCGGGTCGGGGTGCGGGTGCCGTCCGGGCCGCGCTTCGGGGTCGACGGGGCGTTCGAGGGGTACGTGCGGCTGCCGTTCACCGTGGGCGGCGCGGTGGCGGAGGAGGCCGCGGTGCGGCTGGCCGCGGCGGCACGGGTGGTGGAGACCGGCGGGACCTCCGGGGCGGAGGCGCCGCGCACGTTCGTGGCGTAG
- a CDS encoding glycerophosphodiester phosphodiesterase, with the protein MTPRIRHPYLDHPGPIAFAHRGGAADGLENTVRQFRCAVEAGYRYVETDVHATRDGRLVAFHDATLERVTDGAGRIADLPWREVRQARVAGEEPVPLFEELLQTFPEVRWNVDVKAEAALLPFLDLVGRTDAWDRVCLGSFSEARLVRAQRLAGPRLATSYGTRGVLNLRLRSWGLPAAVRPSAVAAQVPESQSGIRVVDRRFVRAAHARGLQVHVWTVNEPDRMHRLLDLGVDGIMTDHIDTLRKVMEDRGVWV; encoded by the coding sequence GTGACCCCGCGGATACGCCACCCCTACCTCGACCATCCCGGCCCGATCGCCTTCGCCCACCGGGGCGGGGCGGCGGACGGCCTGGAGAACACCGTGCGCCAGTTCCGGTGCGCCGTCGAGGCGGGCTACCGGTACGTCGAGACCGACGTGCACGCCACGCGCGACGGCCGGCTCGTCGCCTTCCACGACGCGACCCTGGAGCGGGTGACCGACGGCGCGGGCCGGATCGCCGACCTGCCGTGGCGGGAGGTGCGGCAGGCGCGCGTGGCGGGCGAGGAACCGGTGCCGCTGTTCGAGGAGCTCCTGCAGACCTTCCCCGAGGTGCGCTGGAACGTCGACGTCAAGGCCGAAGCGGCCCTCCTGCCCTTCCTGGACCTGGTCGGGCGCACGGACGCCTGGGACCGGGTCTGCCTCGGCTCGTTCTCCGAGGCCCGCCTGGTGCGCGCGCAGCGGCTGGCCGGTCCGCGCCTGGCCACCTCGTACGGGACGCGGGGCGTGCTGAACCTGCGGCTGCGCTCGTGGGGGCTGCCGGCCGCGGTGCGCCCGTCGGCCGTGGCCGCCCAGGTCCCCGAGTCGCAGTCGGGCATCCGGGTGGTGGACCGCCGCTTCGTGCGCGCGGCCCACGCGCGCGGGCTGCAGGTGCACGTGTGGACGGTCAACGAGCCCGACCGGATGCACCGGCTCCTGGATCTCGGAGTGGATGGCATCATGACCGATCACATCGACACACTGCGCAAGGTCATGGAGGACCGCGGCGTCTGGGTCTGA
- a CDS encoding MFS transporter, translated as MGTDTVRSPAADEAAGRRREQRGWYFYDWACSVYSTSVLTVFLGPYLTSVAESAADAEGFVHPLGVPVRAGSFFAYAVSLSVILAVLVMPLVGAAADRTGRKKPFLAAAAYTGAAATTGMFFLGGERYLLGGALLIVANAAQSVAMMLYNAYLPQIAPPEERDAVSSRGWAFGYAAGALVLVANLALYTGHDAFGVSEGTAVRICLASAGLWWGAFALIPLRRLRDRRTPAREASLPGFRQLAATVRDMRRHPLTLAFLLAYLVYNDGIQTVISQASVYGSKELGLGQSTLIVAVLLVQVLAVAGALALGRLARRYGAKRTILGSLVAWTLTLAAGYFLPAGAPVWFFVLAAGIGLVLGGSQALSRSLFSHLVPPGKEAEYFSAYEVSDRGMSWLGPLLFGLTYQLTGSYRDAIVSLVGFFVLGFVLLARVPVRRAITDAGNPVPERI; from the coding sequence GTGGGCACCGACACCGTGCGGTCACCGGCGGCGGACGAGGCCGCCGGCCGGCGGCGCGAGCAGCGCGGCTGGTACTTCTACGACTGGGCGTGCTCCGTGTACTCCACGAGCGTGCTCACCGTGTTCCTCGGCCCCTATCTGACGTCGGTGGCCGAGTCGGCCGCGGACGCGGAGGGGTTCGTCCACCCGCTGGGCGTCCCGGTGCGCGCGGGGTCCTTCTTCGCGTACGCGGTGTCCCTGTCGGTGATCCTGGCCGTGCTGGTGATGCCGCTGGTGGGCGCCGCCGCCGACCGCACCGGCCGCAAGAAGCCGTTCCTCGCGGCGGCCGCCTACACCGGGGCCGCGGCGACGACGGGCATGTTCTTCCTCGGCGGTGAGCGCTACCTGCTGGGCGGGGCGCTGCTGATCGTGGCGAACGCGGCGCAGTCCGTGGCGATGATGCTCTACAACGCGTACCTGCCGCAGATCGCCCCGCCCGAGGAGCGCGACGCGGTCTCCTCCCGCGGCTGGGCCTTCGGATACGCGGCCGGGGCCCTGGTCCTCGTCGCGAACCTCGCCCTCTACACCGGTCACGACGCCTTCGGCGTCTCCGAGGGCACGGCGGTCCGCATCTGCCTGGCGTCGGCCGGTCTGTGGTGGGGCGCCTTCGCGCTGATACCGCTGCGCCGGCTGCGCGACCGCCGCACCCCCGCGCGGGAGGCGTCCCTGCCGGGCTTCCGGCAGCTCGCGGCGACCGTCCGCGACATGCGCCGCCACCCGCTGACGCTCGCCTTCCTGCTGGCCTACCTGGTCTACAACGACGGCATCCAGACGGTGATCTCGCAGGCCTCGGTCTACGGCTCCAAGGAGCTGGGGCTCGGGCAGTCGACGCTCATCGTCGCCGTGCTGCTGGTCCAGGTGCTGGCCGTGGCCGGTGCGCTGGCGCTGGGGCGGCTGGCCCGGCGGTACGGGGCGAAGCGCACGATCCTCGGCTCGCTGGTCGCCTGGACCCTGACGCTGGCCGCCGGGTACTTCCTGCCCGCCGGTGCCCCCGTGTGGTTCTTCGTGCTGGCTGCCGGGATCGGCCTGGTCCTGGGCGGCAGCCAGGCGCTGTCCCGGTCGCTGTTCTCCCACCTCGTACCGCCCGGCAAGGAGGCCGAGTACTTCTCGGCGTACGAGGTGAGCGACCGGGGGATGAGCTGGCTCGGGCCGCTGCTGTTCGGGCTCACCTACCAGCTGACGGGCAGCTACCGGGACGCGATCGTCTCGCTGGTGGGCTTCTTCGTGCTCGGGTTCGTGCTGCTCGCCCGGGTCCCGGTGCGGCGGGCGATCACCGACGCGGGCAATCCGGTCCCCGAAAGGATTTAG
- a CDS encoding RNA polymerase-binding protein RbpA → MSERALRGTRLVVTSYETDRGIDLAPRQAVEYACEKGHRFEMPFSVEAEIPPEWECKVCGAQALLVDGDGPEEKKAKPARTHWDMLMERRTREELEEVLEERLAVLRSGAMNIAVHPRDSRKSA, encoded by the coding sequence ATGAGTGAGCGAGCTCTTCGCGGCACGCGCCTCGTGGTGACCAGCTACGAGACGGACCGCGGCATCGACCTGGCCCCGCGCCAGGCCGTGGAGTACGCATGCGAGAAGGGGCACCGCTTCGAGATGCCCTTCTCGGTCGAGGCGGAGATCCCGCCGGAGTGGGAGTGCAAGGTCTGCGGTGCCCAGGCACTCCTGGTGGACGGCGACGGTCCGGAGGAGAAGAAGGCCAAGCCCGCGCGTACGCACTGGGACATGCTGATGGAGCGGCGCACCCGAGAGGAGCTCGAAGAGGTCCTCGAGGAGCGTCTGGCCGTTCTGCGGTCCGGTGCGATGAACATCGCGGTTCACCCCCGGGACAGCCGCAAGTCGGCTTGA